The following proteins are co-located in the Palaemon carinicauda isolate YSFRI2023 chromosome 3, ASM3689809v2, whole genome shotgun sequence genome:
- the LOC137632732 gene encoding protein FAM200A-like encodes MHSDVQNRFSDLLMMVIQTWVSIPFEVNVADIDISLQERLIELQSDEIMRAKFKDGKCNVWKTNDVATKYPLLWDRAQIYVIAFPTSYLVESGFSRVSQLLSKARNRLGIVKTGDFRLSLTSMEPDIKKLAEQHQPQGPH; translated from the coding sequence ATGCATTCAGATGTGCAAAATCGGTTTAGTGACCTACTCATGATGGTTATACAGACTTGGGTTTCAATTCCTTTCGAAGTTAATGTTGCCGATATAGACATATCTTTGCAAGAGCGTCTTATCGAATTACAAAGTGATGAAATTATGCGTGCAAAATTCAAAGATGGAAAGTGCAATGTATGGAAGACAAATGATGTTGCTACAAAGTACCCTTTGCTCTGGGATAGAGCACAGATCTATGTTATCGCTTTTCCAACATCTTATCTTGTTGAATCGGGATTTAGTCGTGTTTCTCAACTTTTATCAAAAGCTCGCAATAGACTTGGCATTGTGAAAACAGGTGATTTTCGACTATCATTAACATCGATGGAACCAGACATAAAGAAACTCGCAGAGCAGCATCAACCTCAGGGACCTCATTGA